From Symphalangus syndactylus isolate Jambi chromosome X, NHGRI_mSymSyn1-v2.1_pri, whole genome shotgun sequence, the proteins below share one genomic window:
- the GSPT2 gene encoding eukaryotic peptide chain release factor GTP-binding subunit ERF3B yields MDSGSSSSDSAPDCWDQVDMEALGSAPSGDGVSSAVAEAQREPLSSAFSRQLNVNAKPFVPNVHAAEFVPSFLRGPTHPPTLPAGSGSNDGTCTGAGYPQGKRMGRGAPVEPSREEPLVSLEGSNSAVTMELSEPVVENGEVEMALEESWEHSKEVSEAEPGGGSSGDSGPPEESGQEMMEEKEEIRKSKSVIVPSGAPKKEHVNVVFIGHVDAGKSTIGGQIMFLTGMVDKRTLEKYEREAKEKNRETWYLSWALDTNQEERDKGKTVEVGRAYFETERKHFTILDAPGHKSFVPNMIGGASQADLAVLVISARKGEFETGFEKGGQTREHAMLAKTAGVKHLIVLINKMDDPTVNWSIERYEECKEKLVPFLKKVGFSPKKDIHFMPCSGLTGANIKEQSDFCPWYTGLPFIPYLDNLPNFNRSIDGPIRLPIVDKYKDMGTVVLGKLESGSIFKGQQLVMMPNKHNVEVLGILSDDTETDFVAPGENLKIRLKGIEEEEILPGFILCDPSNLCHSGRTFDVQIVIIEHKSIICPGYNAVLHIHTCIEEVEITALISLVDKKSGEKSKTRPRFVKQDQVCIARLRTAGTICLETFKDFPQMGRFTLRDEGKTIAIGKVLKLVPEKD; encoded by the coding sequence ATGGATtcgggcagcagcagcagcgactCGGCGCCCGATTGCTGGGACCAGGTGGACATGGAAGCCCTGGGGTCAGCCCCGAGCGGGGATGGAGTCTCTTCTGCGGTGGCCGAGGCCCAGCGCGAGCCCCTCAGCTCGGCCTTCAGCCGTCAGCTCAACGTCAACGCCAAGCCCTTCGTGCCTAACGTACACGCCGCGGAGTTCGTGCCGTCCTTCCTGCGGGGCCCGACTCACCCGCCCACCCTCCCGGCCGGCTCCGGCAGCAACGATGGAACCTGCACCGGCGCTGGATACCCTCAAGGTAAAAGGATGGGACGGGGGGCACCTGTGGAACCTTCCCGAGAGGAACCGTTAGTGTCGCTTGAAGGTTCCAATTCAGCCGTTACCATGGAACTTTCAGAACCTGTTGTAGAAAATGGAGAGGTGGAAATGGCCCTAGAAGAATCCTGGGAGCACAGTAAAGAAGTAAGTGAAGCCGAGCCTGGGGGTGGTTCCTCGGGAGATTCAGGGCCCCCAGAAGAAAGTGGCCAGGAAATGatggaggaaaaagaggaaataagaaaatCCAAATCTGTGATCGTACCCTCAGGTGCACCTAAGAAAGAACACGTAAATGTAGTATTCATTGGCCATGTAGACGCTGGCAAGTCAACCATCGGAGGACAGATAATGTTTTTGACTGGAATGGTTGACAAAAGAACACTGGAGAAATATGAAAGAGAAGctaaggaaaaaaacagagaaacctGGTATTTGTCCTGGGCCTTAGATACAAATCAGGAGGAACGAGACAAAGGTAAAACAGTCGAAGTGGGTCGTGCCTATTttgaaacagaaaggaaacatTTCACAATTTTAGATGCCCCTGGCCACAAGAGTTTTGTCCCAAATATGATTGGTGGTGCTTCTCAAGCTGATTTGGCTGTGCTGGTCATCTCTGCCAGGAAAGGAGAGTTTGAAACTGGATTTGAAAAAGGTGGACAGACAAGAGAACATGCGATGTTGGCAAAAACGGCAGGGGTAAAACATTTAATAGTGCTTATTAATAAGATGGATGATCCCACAGTAAATTGGAGCATCGAGAGATATGAAGAATGTAAAGAAAAACTGGTACCCTTTTTGAAAAAAGTAGGCTTCAGTCCAAAAAAGGACATTCACTTTATGCCCTGCTCAGGACTGACCGGAGCAAATATTAAAGAGCAGTCAGATTTCTGCCCTTGGTACACTGGATTACCATTTATTCCGTATTTGGATAACTTGCCAAACTTCAACAGATCAATTGATGGACCAATAAGACTGCCAATTGTGGATAAGTACAAAGATATGGGCACTGTGGTCCTGGGAAAGCTGGAATCTGGGTCCATTTTTAAAGGCCAGCAGCTCGTGATGATGCCAAACAAGCACAATGTAGAAGTTCTTGGAATACTTTCTGATGATACTGAAACTGATTTTGTAGCCCCAGGTGAAAACCTCAAAATCAGACTGAAGGGAATTGAAGAAGAAGAGATTCTTCCAGGATTCATACTTTGTGATCCCAGTAACCTCTGCCATTCTGGACGCACGTTTGATGTTCAGATAGTGATTATTGAGCACAAATCCATCATCTGCCCAGGTTATAATGCGGTGCTGCACATTCATACTTGTATTGAGGAAGTTGAGATAACAGCCTTAATCTCCTTGGTAGACAAAAAATCAGGAGAAAAAAGTAAGACACGACCCCGCTTCGTGAAACAAGATCAAGTATGCATTGCTCGTTTAAGGACAGCAGGAACCATCTGCCTGGAGACGTTCAAAGATTTTCCTCAGATGGGTCGTTTTACTTTAAGAGATGAGGGTAAGACCATTGCAATTGGAAAAGTTCTGAAACTGGTCCCGGAGAAGGACTAA